In the Piscinibacter sp. XHJ-5 genome, one interval contains:
- the rpsS gene encoding 30S ribosomal protein S19, with protein sequence MTRSLKKGPFVDHHLMAKVDKAAAVKDKKPIKTWSRRSTILPDFIGLTIAVHNGKQHVPVYVTDQMVGHKLGEFALTRTFKGHPADKKAAKK encoded by the coding sequence ATGACGCGCTCACTGAAAAAGGGTCCCTTCGTCGACCATCACCTGATGGCCAAGGTCGACAAGGCCGCTGCCGTGAAGGACAAGAAGCCGATCAAGACCTGGTCGCGCCGCTCGACGATCCTTCCCGACTTCATCGGGTTGACGATCGCCGTCCACAACGGCAAGCAGCATGTGCCTGTGTACGTCACCGACCAGATGGTCGGCCACAAGCTCGGTGAATTTGCGCTCACGCGCACGTTCAAGGGGCACCCGGCCGACAAGAAGGCCGCGAAGAAATAA
- the rpsC gene encoding 30S ribosomal protein S3, which translates to MGQKIHPVGFRLPVTRNWASRWYASNQNFAGMLAEDLKVRDYLKTRLKSAAVSRILIERPAKNARITIFSARPGVVIGKKGEDIENLKAELTRRLGVPVAVNIEEVRKPEIDAQLIADSITQQLEKRIMFRRAMKRAMQNAMRLGAQGIKIMSSGRLNGIEIARCEWYREGRVPLHTLKADIDYGFSEAKTTYGVIGVKCWVYRGDRLAHGEAPGVQAPAQEEERRPRRPARPGDRPGGDRRGPPPGRGGDRAPRQAGAPVEGADKPAEAGGADAPKGPAVKRVRKVAAPGTGKGE; encoded by the coding sequence ATGGGACAAAAGATTCATCCGGTTGGCTTCCGCCTCCCCGTCACGCGCAACTGGGCGTCGCGCTGGTACGCGTCGAACCAGAACTTCGCGGGCATGCTGGCCGAAGACCTGAAGGTTCGCGACTACCTCAAGACGCGGCTGAAGAGCGCCGCGGTCTCGCGCATCCTCATCGAGCGCCCCGCCAAGAACGCCCGCATCACCATCTTCTCGGCCCGTCCGGGTGTCGTGATCGGCAAGAAGGGCGAGGACATCGAGAACCTGAAGGCCGAGCTGACGCGCCGTTTGGGCGTGCCGGTGGCCGTGAACATCGAGGAAGTGCGCAAGCCCGAGATCGATGCTCAGCTCATCGCCGACAGCATCACCCAGCAGCTCGAGAAGCGCATCATGTTCCGCCGCGCCATGAAGCGCGCCATGCAGAACGCGATGCGCCTGGGTGCGCAGGGCATCAAGATCATGTCGTCGGGCCGCCTGAACGGCATCGAAATCGCCCGCTGCGAGTGGTATCGCGAAGGTCGCGTGCCCCTTCACACGCTGAAGGCCGACATCGACTACGGCTTCTCGGAAGCCAAGACCACCTATGGCGTCATCGGCGTCAAGTGCTGGGTCTATCGCGGCGACCGACTGGCTCACGGCGAAGCCCCTGGCGTGCAGGCGCCGGCGCAAGAAGAAGAGCGCCGTCCACGCCGTCCGGCCCGTCCGGGCGACCGTCCCGGCGGCGATCGCCGGGGTCCGCCCCCGGGCCGTGGTGGCGACCGCGCGCCGCGTCAGGCTGGTGCACCGGTCGAAGGCGCTGACAAGCCGGCCGAGGCCGGCGGCGCCGATGCGCCCAAGGGCCCGGCGGTCAAGCGCGTGCGCAAGGTCGCCGCGCCGGGAACCGGCAAAGGAGAATAA
- the rpsJ gene encoding 30S ribosomal protein S10, producing the protein MQKQKIRIRLKAFDYKLIDQSALEIVDTAKRTGAIVKGPVPLPTRMQRFDILRSPHVNKTSRDQFEIRTHQRLMDIVDPTDKTVDALMKLDLPAGVDVEIKLQ; encoded by the coding sequence ATGCAAAAGCAAAAGATCCGCATTCGCCTGAAGGCGTTTGACTACAAGCTGATCGACCAGTCAGCGCTGGAAATCGTCGACACCGCCAAGCGCACCGGTGCGATCGTCAAGGGCCCGGTGCCCTTGCCGACCCGCATGCAGCGCTTCGACATCCTGCGCTCGCCGCACGTGAACAAGACCAGCCGCGATCAGTTCGAGATCCGCACCCATCAGCGCCTGATGGACATCGTCGACCCGACCGACAAGACGGTCGATGCGCTGATGAAGCTGGACCTGCCGGCGGGCGTCGACGTCGAGATCAAGCTGCAGTAA
- the rpmC gene encoding 50S ribosomal protein L29, which translates to MKASELRSKDVAGLEKEVADLLKAHFGLRMQKATQQLTNHSQLGKTRRDIARAKTILAQKKKEAAK; encoded by the coding sequence ATGAAAGCATCTGAACTCCGCAGCAAGGACGTCGCCGGCCTCGAAAAGGAAGTCGCCGACCTGCTGAAGGCCCATTTCGGCCTGCGCATGCAGAAGGCCACGCAGCAGCTGACGAACCACTCGCAGCTCGGCAAGACCCGCCGCGACATCGCACGCGCCAAGACCATCCTCGCGCAGAAGAAGAAGGAGGCCGCCAAGTGA
- the rplW gene encoding 50S ribosomal protein L23, whose product MTTKFDESRLAQVLVAPIVSEKATMIAEKQNQVLFKVLRDATKPEIKAAVELMFKVEVASVQTVTQKGKVKRFGRSIGRRDHVKKAYVALKPGQELNFSGEAA is encoded by the coding sequence ATGACCACCAAATTCGATGAGAGCCGCCTGGCCCAGGTGCTGGTGGCGCCGATCGTGTCCGAAAAGGCCACGATGATCGCCGAGAAGCAGAACCAGGTGCTGTTCAAGGTCCTGCGCGACGCGACCAAACCCGAGATCAAGGCCGCCGTTGAGCTGATGTTCAAGGTGGAGGTCGCCTCGGTCCAGACCGTCACGCAAAAGGGCAAGGTCAAGCGCTTCGGCCGCTCCATCGGTCGCCGCGACCACGTCAAGAAGGCGTATGTCGCGCTGAAGCCGGGCCAGGAGCTCAACTTCTCCGGGGAGGCCGCGTAA
- the fusA gene encoding elongation factor G: MSRKTPIERYRNIGISAHIDAGKTTTTERILYYTGVNHKIGEVHDGAATMDWMEQEQERGITITSAATTCFWKGMDLSFPEHRINIIDTPGHVDFTIEVERSMRVLDGACMVYCAVGGVQPQSETVWRQANKYKVPRLAFVNKMDRTGANFFKVYEQMKSRLKANPVPVVIPIGAEENFTGVVDLIKMKAIIWDEASQGMKFEYKDIPAELQADAQKWRENMVEAAAEASEELMNKYLESGELTEAEIKLGLRTRTIATEIQPMLCGTAFKNKGVQRMLDAVIEYMPSPIDIPPVPGTDEDDKETSRKADDNEKFAALAFKLMTDPYVGQLTFVRVYSGVLKSGDSVYNPIRGKKERIGRILQMHANQREEIKEILAGDIAACVGLKDVTTGETLCDPESIITLEKMVFPEPVISQAVEPKTKADQEKMGIALGRLAQEDPSFRVRTDEESGQTIISGMGELHLEIIVDRMKREFGVEANVGKPQVAYRETVRKSVTDVEGKFVRQSGGKGQYGHVVLSIEPQEPGKGFEFVDAIKGGVVPREFIPAVKKGVEDTLPNGVLAGYPVVDVKVTLTFGSYHEVDSNENAFKMAASMGFKEGCRKASPVILEPMMAVEVETPEDYAGSVMGDLSSRRGMVQGMDDMPGGGKIIKAEVPLSEMFGYSTTLRSMSQGRATYTMEFKHYSEAPKNVADAIITARGK, translated from the coding sequence ATGTCCCGCAAGACCCCGATCGAGCGCTACCGCAATATCGGCATCTCGGCTCACATCGACGCCGGCAAGACCACGACGACCGAGCGCATCCTTTACTACACCGGTGTGAACCACAAGATCGGCGAGGTGCACGACGGCGCTGCGACCATGGACTGGATGGAGCAGGAGCAGGAGCGCGGGATCACGATCACGTCGGCGGCGACGACCTGCTTCTGGAAGGGCATGGACCTGTCGTTCCCCGAGCACCGGATCAACATCATCGACACCCCGGGGCACGTCGACTTCACCATCGAGGTGGAGCGCTCGATGCGAGTGCTCGACGGCGCGTGCATGGTGTATTGCGCGGTCGGCGGCGTGCAGCCGCAGTCGGAGACCGTCTGGCGCCAGGCCAACAAGTACAAGGTGCCCCGTCTGGCGTTCGTCAACAAGATGGACCGCACCGGCGCCAATTTCTTCAAGGTCTACGAGCAGATGAAGAGCCGCCTGAAGGCGAACCCGGTGCCGGTGGTCATTCCCATCGGTGCGGAGGAGAACTTCACCGGTGTCGTCGACCTCATCAAGATGAAGGCGATCATCTGGGACGAGGCCTCGCAGGGCATGAAGTTCGAATACAAGGACATCCCCGCGGAGCTTCAGGCCGATGCACAGAAGTGGCGCGAGAACATGGTCGAGGCCGCTGCCGAGGCCAGCGAAGAGCTGATGAACAAATACCTCGAGTCGGGCGAGCTCACCGAGGCGGAGATCAAGCTCGGCCTGCGCACGCGCACCATCGCCACCGAGATCCAGCCGATGCTGTGCGGCACCGCGTTCAAGAACAAGGGCGTGCAGCGCATGCTCGACGCGGTGATTGAATACATGCCGTCGCCGATCGACATCCCGCCGGTGCCGGGCACCGACGAGGACGACAAGGAGACGTCGCGCAAGGCCGACGACAACGAGAAGTTCGCCGCTCTGGCGTTCAAGCTGATGACCGACCCCTACGTCGGCCAGCTGACGTTCGTTCGCGTCTATTCCGGCGTGCTGAAGTCGGGCGACTCGGTCTACAACCCGATCCGCGGCAAGAAGGAGCGGATCGGCCGAATCCTGCAGATGCACGCCAACCAGCGTGAGGAGATCAAGGAGATCCTGGCCGGCGACATCGCCGCCTGCGTGGGCCTGAAGGACGTGACGACCGGCGAGACGCTGTGCGATCCCGAGTCCATCATCACCCTGGAGAAGATGGTGTTCCCCGAGCCGGTGATCTCGCAGGCTGTCGAGCCGAAGACCAAGGCCGATCAGGAGAAGATGGGCATCGCGCTGGGCCGACTGGCCCAGGAAGATCCGTCCTTCCGTGTGCGTACCGACGAGGAGTCCGGCCAGACCATCATCTCCGGCATGGGCGAGTTGCACCTCGAGATCATCGTCGACCGCATGAAGCGCGAATTCGGCGTGGAAGCGAACGTCGGCAAGCCGCAGGTCGCCTATCGCGAGACGGTCCGCAAATCGGTGACCGACGTCGAAGGCAAGTTCGTTCGCCAGTCGGGCGGCAAGGGCCAGTACGGCCACGTCGTGCTGTCGATCGAGCCGCAGGAGCCGGGCAAGGGCTTCGAGTTCGTCGACGCGATCAAGGGCGGTGTCGTGCCGCGCGAATTCATCCCGGCGGTCAAGAAGGGTGTGGAAGACACGCTGCCCAACGGCGTGCTGGCCGGCTACCCGGTGGTCGACGTCAAGGTCACGCTGACGTTCGGTTCGTACCACGAAGTCGACTCGAACGAAAACGCGTTCAAGATGGCGGCGTCGATGGGCTTCAAGGAAGGCTGCCGCAAGGCCAGCCCGGTCATTCTTGAGCCGATGATGGCCGTGGAAGTCGAAACGCCGGAAGACTACGCCGGTTCGGTGATGGGCGACCTGTCGTCCCGCCGTGGCATGGTGCAGGGCATGGACGACATGCCCGGCGGCGGCAAGATCATCAAGGCGGAAGTGCCGCTGTCGGAGATGTTCGGTTATTCCACGACGCTGCGTTCGATGTCGCAGGGTCGTGCCACGTACACGATGGAGTTCAAGCACTACAGCGAGGCTCCTAAGAACGTCGCTGACGCCATCATCACCGCCCGCGGCAAGTAA
- the rplP gene encoding 50S ribosomal protein L16, giving the protein MLQPARRKFRKEQKGRNTGIATRGANVSFGDFGLKATERGRLTARQIEAARRAISRHVKRGGRIWIRIFPDKPISQKPAEVRMGNGKGNPEYYVAEIQPGKVLYEINGVPEQLAREAFLLASAKLPLKTTFVARQVGM; this is encoded by the coding sequence ATGCTGCAACCCGCACGCAGAAAATTCCGCAAGGAACAGAAGGGCCGCAACACCGGCATCGCCACCCGCGGCGCGAACGTGTCGTTCGGTGACTTCGGTCTCAAGGCCACCGAGCGCGGCCGTCTGACCGCGCGCCAGATCGAAGCTGCCCGTCGCGCGATCTCGCGCCACGTGAAGCGTGGCGGCCGCATCTGGATCCGCATCTTTCCGGACAAGCCCATCTCGCAGAAGCCGGCCGAAGTCCGCATGGGCAACGGCAAGGGCAACCCCGAGTACTACGTGGCCGAGATCCAGCCCGGCAAGGTGCTGTACGAAATCAATGGCGTGCCTGAGCAACTGGCTCGTGAAGCGTTCCTGCTGGCTTCGGCCAAGCTGCCGCTGAAGACCACCTTCGTGGCTCGCCAGGTCGGCATGTAA
- the tuf gene encoding elongation factor Tu, whose translation MAKGKFERTKPHVNVGTIGHVDHGKTTLTAAITTVLSAKFGGEAKAYDQIDAAPEEKARGITINTAHVEYETANRHYAHVDCPGHADYVKNMITGAAQMDGAILVCSAADGPMPQTREHILLARQVGVKYIIVFLNKCDMVDDAELLELVEMEVRELLSKYDFPGDDTPIVKGSAKLAMEGDKGELGEQAIMRLAEALDSYIPTPERAIDGAFLMPVEDVFSISGRGTVVTGRVERGVIKVGEEIEIVGIRATQKTTCTGVEMFRKLLDQGQAGDNVGILLRGTKREEVERGQVLCKPGTIKPHTHFTAEIYVLSKEEGGRHTPFFNNYRPQFYFRTTDVTGAVELPKDKEMVMPGDNVSITVKLIAPIAMEEGLRFAIREGGRTVGSGVVAKIME comes from the coding sequence ATGGCAAAAGGCAAATTTGAACGGACCAAGCCGCACGTGAACGTGGGCACGATCGGGCACGTCGACCACGGCAAGACGACGCTGACGGCGGCGATCACGACGGTGCTGAGCGCGAAGTTCGGCGGCGAAGCCAAGGCCTACGACCAGATCGACGCGGCGCCGGAAGAAAAGGCGCGCGGCATCACGATCAACACCGCCCACGTCGAGTACGAGACGGCCAACCGGCACTACGCGCACGTGGACTGCCCGGGGCACGCCGACTACGTCAAGAACATGATCACGGGCGCGGCGCAGATGGATGGCGCCATCCTGGTGTGCTCGGCCGCCGACGGCCCGATGCCGCAGACGCGCGAGCACATCCTGCTGGCGCGCCAGGTGGGGGTGAAGTACATCATCGTGTTCCTGAACAAGTGCGACATGGTCGATGACGCCGAGCTGCTCGAGCTGGTGGAGATGGAAGTGCGCGAGCTGCTGAGCAAGTACGACTTCCCGGGCGATGACACGCCCATCGTCAAGGGCAGCGCCAAGCTGGCGATGGAAGGCGACAAGGGCGAGCTGGGCGAGCAGGCGATCATGCGGCTGGCCGAGGCGCTGGACAGCTACATCCCGACGCCCGAGCGCGCCATCGACGGCGCATTCCTGATGCCGGTCGAAGACGTGTTCTCGATCTCGGGACGCGGCACGGTGGTCACCGGGCGTGTCGAGCGCGGCGTGATCAAGGTCGGCGAGGAAATCGAGATCGTCGGCATCCGTGCGACGCAGAAGACCACCTGCACCGGGGTGGAGATGTTCCGCAAGCTGCTGGACCAGGGTCAGGCGGGCGACAACGTCGGCATCCTGCTGCGCGGCACCAAGCGCGAGGAAGTCGAGCGCGGCCAGGTGCTGTGCAAGCCGGGCACGATCAAGCCGCACACGCACTTCACGGCCGAGATCTATGTGCTGAGCAAGGAAGAAGGCGGGCGTCACACGCCGTTCTTCAACAACTACCGCCCGCAGTTCTACTTCCGCACCACGGACGTGACCGGCGCGGTGGAGCTGCCCAAGGACAAGGAGATGGTCATGCCCGGCGACAACGTCAGCATCACCGTCAAGCTGATCGCCCCGATCGCGATGGAAGAGGGCCTGCGCTTCGCCATCCGCGAAGGCGGCCGCACCGTGGGATCGGGCGTCGTGGCCAAGATCATGGAGTAA
- the rplC gene encoding 50S ribosomal protein L3: MSLSNRLGLLGRKVGMMRIFTDDGDAVPVTVLDVSNNRVTQVKTAETDGYSAIQVAFGTRKASRVSKPEAGHLAKAGVEAGEILKEFRVAADVAAGFKPGAQIPVTTFAVGQLVDVQGTSIGKGYAGTIKRHNFRSQRASHGNSRSHNVPGSISMAQDPGRVFPGKKMTGHLGDVTKTVQNLDIVRVDEARQLLLVRGAVPGAKNGHVVVSPAVKVKAKKGAQ; the protein is encoded by the coding sequence ATGAGTCTTAGCAATCGCCTCGGATTGCTGGGCCGCAAGGTGGGCATGATGCGCATCTTCACGGACGACGGCGACGCCGTTCCCGTGACCGTGCTCGACGTGTCGAACAACCGCGTGACCCAGGTCAAGACCGCAGAGACCGACGGCTACAGCGCCATCCAAGTGGCGTTCGGAACGCGCAAGGCCTCGCGCGTGAGCAAGCCGGAAGCGGGTCACCTTGCGAAGGCCGGCGTCGAGGCCGGGGAGATCCTCAAGGAATTCCGTGTCGCGGCCGATGTGGCCGCCGGCTTCAAGCCCGGCGCCCAGATCCCCGTGACGACATTCGCCGTGGGCCAGTTGGTGGACGTGCAGGGCACTTCCATCGGCAAGGGCTACGCCGGCACCATCAAGCGCCACAACTTCCGCTCGCAGCGCGCGTCGCACGGCAACAGCCGTTCGCATAACGTGCCGGGCTCGATCTCGATGGCGCAGGACCCGGGCCGCGTGTTTCCGGGCAAGAAGATGACGGGCCATCTCGGTGACGTCACCAAGACCGTGCAGAACCTCGACATCGTGCGAGTCGACGAAGCCCGCCAGCTGCTGCTGGTGCGCGGCGCCGTGCCGGGTGCAAAGAACGGCCATGTGGTCGTCAGCCCCGCCGTCAAGGTCAAGGCCAAGAAAGGAGCCCAGTGA
- the rplV gene encoding 50S ribosomal protein L22 — protein MMETRSIVRGVRLSADKGRLVADMIRGKKVDQAINILTFTPKKAAGIIKKALESAIANAEHNDGADIDELKVKTIYVEQGATLKRFSARAKGRGNRISKPTCHIFVTVGN, from the coding sequence ATGATGGAAACCCGTTCAATCGTTCGCGGTGTCCGCCTGTCTGCCGACAAGGGTCGGCTGGTGGCAGACATGATCCGCGGCAAGAAGGTGGACCAGGCCATCAACATCCTGACGTTCACCCCCAAGAAGGCCGCCGGCATCATCAAGAAGGCTCTGGAGTCCGCGATCGCGAACGCCGAGCACAACGACGGTGCCGACATCGACGAGCTCAAGGTCAAGACGATCTATGTCGAGCAGGGCGCCACGCTGAAGCGCTTCTCCGCGCGCGCCAAGGGCCGCGGCAACCGCATCAGCAAGCCGACCTGCCACATCTTCGTGACGGTCGGGAACTGA
- the rpsG gene encoding 30S ribosomal protein S7, which yields MPRRREVPKREILPDPKFGSIDLSKFMNVIMESGKKAVAERIIYGALEQVEKKSGKDPLEVFTVALNNIKPMVEVKSRRVGGANYQVPVEVRPVRRVALAMRWLKESARKRGEKSMAQRLANELLEAVEGRGGAMKKRDEVHRMAEANKAFSHFRF from the coding sequence ATGCCACGTCGTCGCGAAGTCCCCAAGCGCGAGATCCTGCCCGATCCGAAGTTCGGTTCCATCGACCTGTCCAAGTTCATGAACGTCATCATGGAATCGGGCAAGAAGGCGGTCGCCGAGCGCATCATCTACGGCGCGCTCGAGCAGGTGGAGAAGAAGTCCGGCAAGGATCCGCTGGAGGTCTTTACCGTCGCGCTGAACAACATCAAGCCGATGGTCGAAGTGAAGTCACGCCGTGTCGGCGGTGCGAACTACCAAGTTCCCGTGGAAGTTCGTCCCGTGCGCCGCGTGGCCCTGGCCATGCGCTGGCTGAAGGAGTCGGCGCGCAAGCGTGGCGAGAAGTCGATGGCGCAGCGCCTGGCCAATGAGCTGCTCGAGGCAGTCGAAGGCCGTGGCGGCGCGATGAAGAAGCGTGACGAAGTGCACCGCATGGCCGAGGCCAACAAGGCCTTCTCGCACTTCCGCTTCTGA
- the rplB gene encoding 50S ribosomal protein L2 — translation MAVIKVKPTSPGRRAVVKVVHKHLHKGKPEASLLEPQFQHAGRNNNGHITMRHKGGGHKHHYRVVDFVRNKDGIPAKVERIEYDPNRTAHIALVCYADGERRYIIAPRGLEVGATVLSGAEAPIKAGNTLPIRNIPVGSTIHAVELLPGKGAQVARSAGTSVTLLAREGTYAQLRLRSGEVRRIHIDCRATIGEVSNEEHNLQQYGKAGAIRWKGIRPTVRGVAMNPVDHPHGGGEGRTGEGQVPVSPWNTMTKGYRTRNNKRTQTFIVSRRKK, via the coding sequence ATGGCCGTCATCAAAGTCAAGCCGACTTCGCCGGGCCGCCGCGCCGTGGTGAAGGTGGTGCACAAGCACCTGCACAAGGGCAAGCCCGAAGCCTCGCTGCTCGAGCCGCAGTTCCAGCATGCCGGCCGCAACAACAACGGCCACATCACGATGCGCCACAAGGGCGGTGGGCACAAGCACCACTACCGCGTCGTCGATTTTGTCCGCAACAAGGACGGCATTCCGGCGAAGGTCGAGCGCATCGAGTACGACCCGAACCGCACGGCCCACATCGCGCTGGTGTGCTACGCGGATGGCGAACGTCGCTACATCATCGCGCCGCGCGGCCTGGAAGTCGGCGCCACGGTGCTGAGCGGCGCCGAGGCGCCGATCAAGGCCGGCAACACGCTGCCCATTCGCAACATCCCCGTGGGCTCCACGATCCACGCGGTCGAGCTGTTGCCTGGTAAAGGCGCGCAGGTCGCCCGCTCGGCCGGCACCTCGGTGACCCTGCTGGCGCGCGAAGGCACCTATGCGCAGCTGCGCCTGCGCTCGGGTGAGGTGCGCCGCATCCATATCGACTGCCGCGCCACGATCGGAGAGGTGTCGAACGAAGAGCACAACCTGCAGCAGTACGGCAAGGCCGGTGCGATCCGCTGGAAGGGCATCCGCCCGACCGTTCGTGGCGTGGCCATGAACCCCGTGGATCACCCGCACGGCGGTGGCGAAGGCCGCACCGGTGAAGGCCAGGTCCCCGTGTCCCCCTGGAACACGATGACCAAGGGCTACCGCACTCGCAACAACAAGCGCACGCAGACGTTCATCGTCTCGCGTCGCAAGAAGTAA
- the rpsQ gene encoding 30S ribosomal protein S17: protein MNAATQPQAEAKPKNTRTLVGKVVSDKRAKTITVLVERRTKHELYGKIVAKSSKYHAHDEKGEYKLGDVVEIAESRPISKTKSWVVTRLVQKAIEV, encoded by the coding sequence GTGAACGCCGCCACGCAACCGCAAGCCGAAGCCAAGCCGAAGAACACCCGCACGCTGGTGGGCAAGGTCGTCAGCGACAAGCGCGCCAAGACCATCACGGTGCTGGTCGAGCGTCGCACCAAGCATGAGCTCTACGGCAAGATCGTCGCGAAGTCGAGCAAGTACCACGCGCACGACGAAAAGGGCGAGTACAAGCTGGGCGACGTGGTCGAGATCGCCGAGAGTCGGCCGATTTCCAAGACCAAGTCGTGGGTCGTGACCCGCCTGGTGCAAAAGGCCATCGAGGTCTAA
- the rplD gene encoding 50S ribosomal protein L4, whose product MQLELLNEQGQATAKVDAPDTVFARDYNEALVHQVVVAFQANARQGTRAQLDRAQVKHSTKKPWRQKGTGRARAGMTSSPLWRGGGRIFPNSPDENFTQKVNKKMYRAGMAAIFSQLAREGRLAVVDSISVDAPKTKLLAQKLKSMGLDSVLVIADQVDDNLLLASRNLANVLVVEPRYADPLSLVFYKKVLVTKGAIEQLKEMLA is encoded by the coding sequence ATGCAGCTCGAGCTCCTGAATGAACAGGGTCAGGCGACGGCCAAGGTCGACGCGCCGGACACCGTGTTTGCCCGTGACTACAACGAAGCGCTGGTGCACCAGGTCGTCGTCGCCTTCCAGGCGAACGCGCGCCAGGGCACCCGTGCCCAGCTCGACCGCGCGCAGGTCAAGCACTCGACCAAGAAGCCGTGGCGTCAAAAGGGCACGGGCCGCGCCCGCGCGGGCATGACCTCGTCGCCCCTGTGGCGCGGGGGCGGTCGCATCTTCCCGAACAGCCCCGACGAGAATTTCACGCAGAAGGTCAACAAGAAGATGTACCGCGCCGGCATGGCCGCCATCTTCTCGCAGCTGGCCCGTGAAGGACGCCTCGCCGTGGTCGATTCGATCAGCGTGGATGCGCCCAAGACCAAGCTGCTGGCGCAGAAGCTCAAGTCCATGGGGCTCGACTCCGTGCTGGTGATCGCCGACCAGGTCGACGACAACCTGCTGCTTGCTTCGCGCAACCTCGCCAACGTGCTGGTGGTGGAGCCGCGCTACGCCGATCCGCTGTCGCTGGTCTTCTACAAGAAGGTGCTGGTGACCAAGGGTGCGATCGAGCAACTCAAGGAGATGCTGGCATGA